The Micromonospora sp. Llam0 genome contains a region encoding:
- a CDS encoding CpaF family protein, whose protein sequence is MTSAFPVGHTDRDALRAEVSRRLQQDAIDEGGDAGRDAVLDGLIAEVLREHNLVALAERRPPLSTQSEQSLRQSLRDSFLGLGDLQPYIDDPDVENIDVNGADTVFVSYAGKRPVQVGPIASSDDELIDMLQTLARHSGAQERRFDPGMPRLDLRLPGGARLFATMAVTQRVCVSIRRHRFPQLGLSDLADMGTISPGMVGLFGALVAARCNIVISGGMDTGKTTMARALCRAIEPWERIITIEDPYELGLDLDPAHPNVVAMQPREPNIEGQGGVDMTALVRWATRMRPDHVVVGEVRGGEVIPLLNAFNQGTDGSLTTIHASSTREAFMKIASYARQTREQLPFDVTFQLIGGGVDIVVQLGKNTDGQRFVTGIREVVDADATQVRSNEIYRPGPHRHAMLTGRFSDTMVDRLIEVGYDPQSLGARGSA, encoded by the coding sequence GTGACCAGCGCGTTCCCTGTCGGGCACACCGATCGTGATGCCCTGCGCGCCGAGGTGTCGAGGCGTCTGCAGCAGGACGCGATCGATGAGGGCGGCGACGCCGGGCGGGACGCGGTCCTCGATGGGCTGATCGCGGAGGTGCTGCGGGAGCACAACCTCGTGGCCTTGGCGGAGCGCCGCCCGCCGCTGTCGACGCAGTCCGAGCAGTCGCTGCGCCAGTCGCTGCGCGACAGCTTCCTCGGCCTGGGCGATCTGCAGCCCTACATCGACGACCCCGACGTGGAGAACATCGACGTCAACGGCGCTGACACGGTGTTCGTCAGCTACGCCGGCAAGCGTCCGGTCCAGGTCGGACCGATCGCGTCCTCCGACGACGAGTTGATCGACATGTTGCAGACCCTGGCCCGGCACAGCGGCGCGCAGGAACGCCGCTTCGACCCCGGGATGCCTCGCCTGGATCTGCGGCTTCCCGGTGGTGCTCGGCTGTTCGCCACCATGGCGGTCACGCAGCGGGTGTGCGTGTCGATCCGCCGGCACCGGTTTCCGCAGCTGGGCCTGTCGGATCTGGCCGACATGGGCACCATCAGCCCCGGAATGGTCGGCCTGTTCGGCGCGCTGGTCGCCGCGCGCTGCAACATCGTCATCTCCGGCGGGATGGACACCGGCAAGACGACCATGGCGCGGGCGTTGTGCCGGGCGATCGAGCCGTGGGAGCGCATCATCACGATCGAGGACCCGTACGAACTGGGCCTGGACCTCGACCCGGCACACCCGAACGTGGTCGCGATGCAGCCCCGGGAGCCGAACATCGAGGGTCAGGGCGGCGTCGACATGACTGCCCTGGTCCGGTGGGCGACCCGGATGCGCCCGGACCACGTGGTGGTCGGCGAGGTGCGCGGCGGCGAGGTCATTCCGTTGCTCAACGCATTCAACCAGGGCACCGACGGCTCGCTGACGACCATTCACGCCTCCAGCACCCGGGAGGCGTTCATGAAGATCGCCAGCTACGCGCGGCAGACCCGGGAGCAGTTGCCCTTCGACGTGACGTTCCAGTTGATCGGCGGCGGCGTCGACATCGTCGTGCAGCTGGGTAAGAACACCGACGGGCAACGGTTCGTCACCGGTATTCGTGAGGTCGTCGACGCCGACGCGACCCAGGTGCGTAGCAACGAGATCTACCGGCCCGGCCCGCACCGGCACGCGATGCTCACCGGCCGTTTCTCCGACACGATGGTGGACCGGCTGATCGAGGTCGGCTACGACCCGCAGTCCCTCGGTGCCCGGGGATCGGCATGA
- a CDS encoding type II secretion system F family protein, whose protein sequence is MTTLGGIAGMLIAFGVWLAAGGARRAERPIPGAAAQARRDRWAAASRRRIAVAAGIAVVVGILTRWPVAALLAGLAGYAAPALLTMGRAEMRAQAKLEAIASWVEVMRGEIRSYAGVEQAIRGTAGMARAPIAAEVRDLADALERGVRLRVAITAFRRDVDHPAADLVGISLVKAATTHTGNLADQLGDLVHSVRDDVAARERIQISQTEARTSARLVILIVAAVGVGLYMFNRSMLPLGTVTGQLVLAVVSGMWAAAGLWLHRLATTPPAPRVFRTQDEVAP, encoded by the coding sequence ATGACCACGCTCGGCGGCATCGCGGGGATGCTGATCGCCTTCGGCGTGTGGCTGGCGGCCGGCGGCGCCCGCCGGGCCGAACGGCCGATACCGGGAGCCGCCGCCCAGGCCCGGCGAGACCGGTGGGCGGCAGCCAGCCGGCGGCGTATCGCGGTCGCGGCCGGGATCGCGGTGGTCGTGGGGATACTGACCCGCTGGCCGGTCGCAGCTCTGCTGGCCGGCCTGGCCGGCTACGCGGCGCCGGCGCTACTGACAATGGGCCGCGCCGAGATGCGCGCGCAGGCGAAGTTGGAGGCCATCGCGAGCTGGGTGGAGGTGATGCGCGGCGAGATCCGCAGCTACGCCGGCGTCGAGCAGGCCATCCGGGGCACCGCGGGCATGGCCAGGGCGCCCATCGCCGCCGAGGTACGCGACCTGGCCGACGCACTGGAGCGCGGCGTACGGCTGCGGGTCGCGATCACCGCGTTCCGCCGCGACGTCGACCACCCGGCCGCCGACCTTGTCGGGATCTCGCTGGTGAAAGCCGCGACCACCCACACCGGTAACCTCGCCGACCAGCTCGGCGACCTCGTTCACTCCGTCCGCGACGACGTCGCCGCCCGGGAACGGATCCAGATCTCACAGACCGAGGCCCGCACCTCCGCCCGGCTGGTCATCCTCATCGTCGCCGCGGTCGGCGTCGGCCTGTACATGTTCAACCGCAGCATGCTCCCGCTCGGCACGGTCACCGGGCAACTAGTCCTGGCGGTGGTCAGCGGCATGTGGGCCGCCGCCGGACTGTGGCTGCACCGCCTGGCGACCACGCCCCCCGCACCCCGGGTGTTCAGGACCCAGGACGAGGTGGCGCCGTGA
- a CDS encoding type II secretion protein F, which yields MSSSLTWMMLSGGVIGAGATLVASGLSPRQPALALVIDALSRPAPPARTRSRRLDLALATPIMRLGLPRRSTIGDLAICERDPAQYLAQTFVLAVVALAGSGMLPVLLGLGGQLPLWAGLVGAFLAVRVAQSRLHTEAEHRRAQMRATIAAMLDLVSGSLAGGAGIEQALDETLDELTGWSALRIRRELNSAAHTRGHARVRSWTALRELGRGIGVDELGELATGIEQASGGAPVAETMAQISRTMRSRAVAAMERSGRSRSAQMALPIMIFGFGYLILLLYGALTAIGNGLNQ from the coding sequence GTGAGTTCCAGCCTCACCTGGATGATGCTCAGCGGCGGCGTCATCGGCGCCGGTGCCACCCTGGTCGCCTCCGGACTGTCCCCGCGCCAGCCCGCGCTGGCGCTCGTCATCGACGCCCTGTCCCGGCCGGCGCCGCCCGCCCGCACACGCAGCCGCCGCCTCGACCTGGCCCTGGCCACGCCGATAATGCGGCTCGGGCTGCCCCGCCGCAGCACCATCGGGGACCTCGCCATCTGCGAGCGGGACCCGGCGCAGTACCTGGCGCAGACGTTCGTCCTCGCCGTCGTCGCCCTGGCCGGCTCCGGCATGCTTCCCGTGCTGCTCGGGCTGGGCGGGCAGCTACCGCTGTGGGCGGGGCTGGTCGGGGCGTTCCTGGCTGTGCGGGTCGCCCAGTCCCGGCTCCACACCGAAGCCGAGCACCGGCGCGCGCAGATGCGCGCCACCATCGCGGCGATGCTCGACCTGGTCAGCGGCAGCCTCGCTGGCGGCGCCGGGATCGAACAGGCCCTGGACGAAACCCTCGACGAACTCACCGGCTGGTCCGCGCTGCGCATCCGCCGGGAACTCAACTCCGCAGCCCACACCCGCGGCCACGCCCGCGTGCGCAGCTGGACCGCGCTGCGGGAGCTGGGCCGCGGCATCGGCGTCGACGAACTCGGCGAACTCGCCACCGGCATCGAACAAGCCTCCGGCGGCGCCCCGGTCGCCGAAACCATGGCACAGATCTCACGCACCATGCGATCGCGTGCCGTCGCGGCCATGGAACGAAGCGGCCGATCCCGCAGCGCGCAGATGGCGCTACCCATCATGATCTTCGGCTTCGGCTATCTGATCCTGCTGCTGTACGGGGCGCTGACCGCCATCGGTAACGGACTCAACCAGTAG
- a CDS encoding pilus assembly protein TadE, with protein MEMVGFAIPGTVMAIVLAYSAFNLGLSSLDVTTAAAAAARAASLQRSAPAAAAAAQKAAADTLTLGSATCAHLDVVTDTSRWGRGGTVTVTIRCTVLLRSMSGLDFIPGSLATSARATAPLETYRSVDT; from the coding sequence GTGGAGATGGTGGGATTCGCCATCCCGGGCACGGTGATGGCCATCGTGCTGGCCTACTCGGCGTTCAACCTCGGACTGTCCAGCCTCGACGTCACGACCGCTGCTGCCGCCGCCGCCCGCGCGGCCTCGCTGCAACGCAGCGCCCCAGCCGCTGCCGCCGCCGCGCAGAAAGCCGCCGCCGACACCCTGACACTCGGATCAGCGACGTGCGCACATCTCGACGTCGTCACCGACACCAGCCGATGGGGCCGCGGTGGCACGGTCACCGTCACCATCCGCTGCACCGTCCTGCTGCGCAGCATGTCCGGCCTCGACTTCATCCCCGGCTCGCTGGCCACCAGCGCCCGCGCGACAGCGCCGCTGGAAACCTACCGATCAGTGGACACCTGA
- a CDS encoding BTAD domain-containing putative transcriptional regulator, whose protein sequence is MLTLLGRAVTRTASAVALLALTLGLPAGLLHFVGNPLPSRLPGPGDIIDVVTSPLSDHLLVQSMAALVWLLWLMLLGSVLIEAVAAIRGVTAPRPRLLRPTQGLAATLVAGLTAGIFAPVMVAPLSPAVSAPAPAPAVTLLTATTTTPPVELTAVAYARPLTIPVQAAGKVTLVISDCGYEHTVAKRDNLSRIAATCLGDPDRWPEIYELNKGRYWPKVSGTTKLTSPHLIFPGWVLHLPGDAVAPPDATPVDPPPATADPAPVTPTPSTTTPPPPLAPVSVAPSVTPSTAATTTGAATAAPSQTTVTASPPPQEPTPGRAAPADSRQDPTEGSSFVAVVGGFITAGLAAGLLLAAAMVWQRRRHRYRPTLIDTVNLDDPDLTPPLSGLTHLRQALRRQRPELLEDPKPGPTVREYTAAAADSDTAPTPPVGPTGAELAGLADLPVSAGLGLDGHGALDAARGLLVACLTAGSPDDPDAQGHVVVPASTLATLLGVSVIDLPRMRRLTVTATASDAITHVEEEIIRRTRIMADHDVDAIPELREAHPLAEPVPQLLLIADVPEQRQQQRLANAIHLGEKVDIGAALIGAWDLGVTLTVAADGSATGETDIGQVAVLDTDAATTALTMLAEAHADTPTTPTAEQPTPPAPPADPPTTEQIAATPAPPTAPAAPQSPSANDQRVQVRVLGEPAILGPDGAPMKGLRAKSVELLVYLAVHREGASLSAIMEALWPDATMRRAGERLSTCVGNLRTVLRTAHPGSTGDDSARDNGAADRKGPDPIPNTGSHYHLDPALVHVDLWTVLDEYTQVATADTDARRLRHLDTAIAAISGPLAASRDYDWIDTDREHVRRRLIKLYAHAAHLHTAEPQRVRHLYETACDLDPLNEDLARRAMQASAALDDTNAIRTRLTALRQAVEDNGLDMDEETEQLAHNLLRALATPPRRDDQ, encoded by the coding sequence ATGTTGACCCTGCTCGGGCGAGCCGTGACCCGCACCGCCAGCGCTGTCGCCCTGCTCGCGTTGACCCTCGGACTCCCCGCCGGTCTGCTGCACTTCGTCGGCAACCCCCTGCCGTCCCGGCTGCCCGGCCCCGGCGACATCATCGACGTGGTCACCAGCCCACTGTCGGACCACCTGCTCGTCCAGAGCATGGCCGCCCTCGTCTGGCTGCTGTGGCTCATGCTCCTCGGCTCGGTGCTCATCGAGGCGGTCGCCGCCATCCGCGGCGTGACCGCACCCCGGCCCCGACTCCTGCGCCCGACCCAAGGACTGGCCGCGACCCTGGTAGCCGGGCTCACCGCCGGGATCTTCGCCCCCGTCATGGTCGCGCCCCTGAGTCCGGCGGTGAGCGCACCCGCACCAGCCCCGGCCGTCACGCTGCTCACCGCGACCACTACCACGCCCCCGGTCGAGCTGACCGCGGTGGCGTACGCACGGCCGCTAACGATCCCGGTCCAGGCCGCTGGCAAGGTCACGCTCGTCATCTCCGACTGCGGCTATGAACACACGGTGGCCAAGCGGGACAATCTGTCCCGCATCGCCGCCACCTGCCTGGGCGACCCGGATCGATGGCCGGAAATCTACGAGCTGAACAAGGGACGGTACTGGCCAAAGGTCAGTGGCACCACGAAGCTGACCAGCCCGCACCTGATCTTCCCGGGCTGGGTGCTCCACCTACCCGGCGACGCCGTCGCGCCGCCCGATGCCACACCCGTCGACCCGCCTCCCGCAACCGCCGACCCGGCACCGGTCACTCCAACCCCGTCCACCACCACGCCGCCCCCGCCCCTGGCGCCGGTCAGCGTCGCACCGTCGGTGACGCCCTCGACCGCCGCGACGACCACCGGTGCCGCCACGGCAGCCCCCAGCCAGACCACCGTCACCGCCAGCCCGCCACCGCAGGAGCCCACCCCGGGCCGCGCGGCCCCGGCCGATTCCCGACAAGACCCGACCGAGGGGTCCAGCTTCGTCGCGGTGGTGGGCGGATTCATCACCGCCGGACTCGCCGCCGGGCTGCTGCTCGCCGCGGCGATGGTGTGGCAACGCCGCCGCCACCGCTACCGGCCGACCCTCATCGACACCGTGAACCTGGACGACCCGGATCTCACGCCGCCGCTGTCCGGTCTCACCCACCTGCGCCAGGCGCTGCGCCGACAACGGCCCGAACTTCTGGAGGACCCGAAGCCCGGCCCGACCGTCCGCGAATACACCGCGGCAGCCGCCGACTCCGATACGGCACCGACGCCGCCTGTGGGGCCCACCGGCGCCGAACTGGCCGGACTCGCCGACCTGCCGGTATCCGCCGGACTGGGCCTGGACGGGCACGGAGCCCTCGACGCCGCACGCGGGCTCCTCGTGGCCTGCCTGACCGCCGGAAGCCCTGACGACCCAGACGCGCAGGGCCACGTCGTCGTCCCCGCCTCGACACTGGCGACCCTCCTCGGGGTGTCCGTCATCGACCTCCCCCGCATGCGCCGCCTCACGGTGACCGCCACCGCCAGCGACGCGATTACCCACGTCGAAGAGGAGATCATCCGCCGAACGCGGATCATGGCCGACCACGACGTTGACGCCATCCCCGAGCTGCGCGAGGCGCATCCGCTGGCCGAGCCGGTGCCCCAACTGCTGCTCATCGCCGACGTCCCTGAACAACGCCAACAGCAGCGTCTGGCCAACGCCATCCACCTCGGCGAGAAGGTCGACATCGGTGCCGCCCTGATCGGCGCCTGGGACCTCGGCGTCACACTGACCGTCGCCGCCGACGGCTCCGCCACCGGAGAAACGGACATCGGCCAGGTCGCCGTCCTGGACACCGACGCCGCGACAACCGCGCTGACCATGCTCGCCGAAGCCCATGCCGACACCCCCACCACCCCGACCGCCGAGCAGCCGACACCGCCAGCACCACCGGCAGACCCGCCCACCACTGAACAAATCGCAGCGACTCCGGCACCGCCTACCGCCCCGGCCGCACCGCAATCGCCCAGCGCGAACGACCAACGGGTGCAGGTGCGCGTCCTCGGCGAACCCGCCATTCTCGGCCCCGACGGCGCACCCATGAAGGGCCTGCGCGCGAAGTCGGTCGAGCTACTCGTATACCTGGCGGTCCACCGCGAGGGCGCCTCGCTGTCCGCGATCATGGAGGCGCTCTGGCCCGACGCGACGATGCGCCGAGCGGGCGAGCGGCTGTCGACCTGCGTCGGCAACCTGCGCACCGTCCTGCGTACCGCCCACCCTGGCAGCACCGGCGACGACAGCGCCCGGGACAACGGCGCTGCAGACCGCAAAGGCCCCGATCCGATCCCCAACACCGGAAGCCACTACCATCTCGACCCCGCCCTCGTGCACGTCGACCTGTGGACCGTGCTAGACGAGTACACGCAGGTCGCCACCGCCGACACCGACGCCCGACGGCTGCGGCACCTCGACACCGCGATCGCCGCGATCAGCGGCCCGCTGGCCGCCAGCCGGGACTACGACTGGATCGACACCGACCGCGAACACGTACGCCGCCGCCTCATCAAGCTCTACGCCCACGCCGCCCACCTGCACACCGCCGAACCGCAGCGGGTCCGCCACCTGTACGAGACCGCATGCGACCTCGACCCCCTCAACGAGGAT